Proteins from one Mercurialis annua linkage group LG7, ddMerAnnu1.2, whole genome shotgun sequence genomic window:
- the LOC126656807 gene encoding uncharacterized protein LOC126656807: protein MVDIKRELENLHKRGFEDHAAKIRELEDKLSVEVQREEQFWAQKARTNWLKWGDKNTSYFHAKVIQRRRKNNIMQLNDGDGNSCKDQSGIIAIALDYFKNIYKTCRPNHEDIARATAGITPKVTQVMNRQLIRPFSEDEIRKAAFAIDPDKAPGLDGMTGLFFQANWEVVKSDVCAGIKSFFEGNRLPQGINHTSITLIPKVQTLVSMADLRPISLCPVYYKILSRLLTNRLQKIIPNIISENQSAFTKGRNISDNIILAHELTHHLKTRRGNQSYELALKLDMSKAYERIEWIFVKRVLRKMGFHFVWIKWIMECISSVTYSLNFNGDVHGFISPSRGLRQGDPLSPLIFIMCAECFSALLLQAERNQLISGVCIAPQSPSISHLLFADDSLLFVQASHFQASNVKRILQVYCQASGQLINFTKSSIFFSRNTPMRLRDVVMNILEVSHVGGCGMERDPPIDGGREVLIKSIAMAIPVFAMSCFLLPKSLGKEINKILSNFWWGQKSNERKLHWVSWNKMCQAKGVGGIGFRDLEAFNLALLAKQGWKLLTQPDSLISKVFKGKYYPTGSFIQAGNHWNGSWAWKSFLKGREVLVKGIRWQVGNGNEIDVRHDPWLPTHFPFKVNYIANIPQYLARVSDFIVPILFCWNRTLVQSSFLSHDADAILALPVSATGTNDKLVWNETKTGKFTVGSAYHLAHSMFSIQTAAGNPFDPGPMNSVIWKQLWKLSIPQQVKIFIWKALNNGLASNGNIHRRIEERCELCPRCPNTETISHILLQCPFAETVWMGSSCHLREAALIAGNFKEFWASMNNSADKVERWTSIAWISWAIWLARNAAIFREDDTDPLMVLGRASDLQGEYMAANASNRVRPAVTRPEIIQNLHWQPPSYNGIKINFDGAVHVQSKICAGACVARDTRGSVLASFARQFRSVTSPALCEAFALREALLLAIRMRLKFVHFEGDAKSIIEAMTENKPTDVACEVVIQDCRKLSKPFPFFTFGFVNRSINWVAHSVAKKALHDSSFCCNSLAQVLWLEARLEESVNSNQ from the exons ATGGTAGATATCAAAAGAGAGCTGGAGAACTTACATAAGAGAGGTTTCGAAGATCATGCTGCAAAGATCAGAGAGCTCGAAGATAAGCTATCGGTTGAGGTACAGCGGGAGGAGCAGTTCTGGGCTCAAAAGGCCAGAACAAATTGGCTGAAATGGGGCGATAAAAACACGTCTTATTTTCACGCTAAAGTCATTCAACGGAGGAGGAAAAATAACATTATGCAGCTAAATGATGGAGATGGAAATAGCTGCAAGGATCAGAGTGGAATTATTGCCATTGCCttggattattttaaaaacatttacaaaacttgTAGACCGAATCATGAAGATATTGCAAGGGCAACGGCTGGAATTACTCCAAAAGTCACGCAGGTTATGAACAGGCAATTGATCCGTCCTTTTTCAGAGGATGAAATCCGCAAGGCAGCTTTCGCAATTGATCCGGATAAGGCTCCGGGACTCGATGGTATGACCGGCTTATTTTTCCAAGCGAATTGGGAGGTAGTAAAAAGCGATGTTTGTGCAGGTATCAAGTCCTTTTTTGAAGGAAACAGGCTGCCTCAAGGAATTAACCACACTTCCATTACCCTAATTCCTAAAGTTCAAACTCTGGTTTCTATGGCGGATCTCAGACCGATTAGCCTTTGCCCGGTTTACTACAAGATTCTATCTCGGCTGCTCACTAACAGACTTCAAAAGATCATTCCCAATATCATTAGCGAAAACCAAAGTGCCTTCACTAAAGGTAGAAATATATCGGACAACATCATTTTGGCTCATGAACTTACACACCACCTTAAGACTCGTAGGGGAAATCAAAGTTACGAACTCGCCTTGAAACTCGACATGAGTAAGGCTTACGAGAGGATAGAGTGGATCTTTGTTAAACGAGTTCTCCGAAAGATGGGTTTTCACtttgtttggattaaatggATCATGGAGTGTATTTCTTCAGTTACGTACTCTCTTAATTTTAATGGGGATGTGCACGGTTTTATCTCTCCTTCTAGAGGCCTTCGGCAAGGAGACCCACTGTCAcctcttatttttattatgtgTGCGGAATGTTTCTCTGCACTGCTTTTGCAAGCAGAGAGGAATCAGTTGATATCCGGTGTCTGTATAGCACCTCAGAGTCCCTCTATTTCTCATCTCTTATTTGCGGATGACTCGCTTTTGTTTGTGCAGGCATCTCATTTTCAAGCTTCAAATGTGAAACGCATACTGCAAGTTTACTGCCAAGCTTCTGGGCAGCTTATTAATTTCACCAAATCTTCAATTTTCTTTAGTAGAAATACTCCGATGAGATTAAGAGACGTGGTGATGAATATTCTTGAGGTTTCTCATGTTGGCG GTTGCGGGATGGAAAGAGATCCTCCTATCGATGGGGGGAGAGAGGTGCTTATCAAAAGTATTGCAATGGCAATCCCGGTTTTTGCGATGTCTTGTTTCCTTCTACCGAAAAGCTTGGGAAAGGAGAttaacaaaattttatcaaatttttggTGGGGGCAGAAATCAAATGAGAGAAAACTTCATTGGGTTTCATGGAATAAAATGTGTCAAGCTAAAGGCGTGGGAGGCATCGGTTTTAGAGATTTGGAAGCTTTCAACCTTGCTCTCCTAGCCAAACAAGGTTGGAAACTGTTAACGCAACCGGACTCTTTAATCTCTAAAGTTTTCAAAGGCAAATACTATCCGACAGGATCCTTTATTCAGGCAGGTAATCACTGGAATGGGTCTTGGGCATGGAAAAGCTTTCTGAAAGGCCGAGAAGTCTTGGTTAAAGGGATTCGATGGCAAGTGGGAAATGGCAATGAGATTGATGTTCGTCACGACCCGTGGCTGCCCACGCATTTTCCTTTTAAGGTTAATTACATTGCCAACATACCTCAATATTTGGCACGAGTTTCAGATTTTATTGTACCAATACTTTTTTGTTGGAACAGAACTTTGGTTCAGTCTTCTTTTCTTAGTCATGACGCTGATGCTATTCTTGCTCTCCCTGTCTCGGCTACGGGAACAAATGATAAACTAGTTTGGAATGAGACTAAGACGGGTAAGTTCACTGTTGGCTCGGCATATCATCTCGCTCATTCTATGTTTTCTATCCAGACAGCCGCAGGAAACCCCTTTGATCCAGGTCCTATGAATTCAGTGATTTGGAAGCAACTATGGAAATTAAGCATTCCTCAACAAGTTAAAATCTTCATTTGGAAGGCTTTAAACAATGGTTTAGCATCAAATGGAAATATTCATAGGAGAATCGAGGAGAGATGCGAGTTATGTCCGCGTTGTCCGAATACTGAGACCATAAGTCATATTCTCCTCCAGTGTCCTTTTGCGGAAACGGTGTGGATGGGGTCGAGCTGCCATTTGAGGGAGGCTGCGTTGATAGCGGGAAACTTCAAAGAATTTTGGGCCTCGATGAATAATTCAGCAGATAAGGTGGAAAGGTGGACATCTATTGCTTGGATTAGCTGGGCCATTTGGTTAGCCAGAAACGCTGCAATTTTTAGAGAAGATGATACGGATCCATTGATGGTATTAGGGAGGGCTTCAGACTTACAAGGAGAATATATGGCGGCAAATGCAAGTAATAGGGTCCGACCTGCTGTTACAAGGCCAGAAATTATCCAAAATCTCCATTGGCAACCTCCTAGTTATAATGGGATTAAAATCAACTTTGATGGGGCTGTACATGTTCAGTCTAAAATATGTGCAGGTGCTTGTGTTGCCAGGGATACTAGGGGGAGTGTGCTTGCTTCTTTTGCTCGTCAGTTCCGCTCTGTGACTTCGCCGGCTCTATGTGAGGCCTTCGCCCTTAGGGAAGCTCTGCTACTTGCCATACGCATGAGACTGAAGTTTGTTCACTTCGAAGGCGATGCCAAGAGTATTATCGAAGCAATGACGGAGAACAAACCGACTGATGTAGCTTGTGAAGTTGTTATTCAAGACTGCAGGAAGCTTAGCAAACCTTTTCCGTTTtttacttttggttttgttaatAGATCGATTAATTGGGTGGCACATTCCGTTGCTAAGAAAGCCCTTCATGATAGTAGTTTTTGTTGTAATTCTCTAGCCCAAGTTTTGTGGTTAGAGGCGAGACTCGAGGAGTCGGTTAATAGTAATCAATGA